Proteins encoded within one genomic window of Desulfovermiculus halophilus DSM 18834:
- the tes gene encoding tetraether lipid synthase Tes — protein MLFEKDISPVRTRDSTWKLPAQTKSICPECTQVLDAVLYEDSGQVWMFKNCPEHGQWNELVDRDVHFFLQRRKRHFELPTGVETPHTQTNGNCPFDCGLCSRHVNTPCMVNIDLTNRCNLNCPICFANANASGHVFELSLEQLEEMLNKSMAIRPRAPLSIQYAGGEPTIHPDFIQAVRMAKAKGVLDIQVASNGLKFAQSKEFTAQAAEAGLNVVYMQFDGLSDDIYKECRGRPLLETKMQAIENLREEGIMVTLVPTIVSGLNDHQVGKILEFAVENSDVITAVSFQPVSLTGRYDESQRKEMRYTMSDMAKDIQEQSGILDMYEDWYPYSIVNPISRLVEAIKKTPQNHFNCHPHCGVASYLLVDRNTKQAVPLTKFFDIQAAMNDIELEAEALEKNSWRKPWSKFQLMRKLKKHFYAEKAPEGLDFDQLLEFVNTFIEAGSINRPERGHFFHVMGQRFDVMLLAAMHFQDAYNFELDRVQHCVIHYAAPNGRFYPFCTWNSGPCHRYAVEREFSRPLPQKENTAQ, from the coding sequence ATGTTGTTTGAAAAAGACATTTCTCCTGTACGGACCAGAGACAGTACCTGGAAGCTGCCGGCTCAGACCAAAAGCATCTGCCCTGAATGCACACAGGTGCTGGATGCTGTTTTGTATGAAGATTCCGGACAGGTCTGGATGTTCAAGAACTGTCCGGAACATGGGCAGTGGAATGAACTGGTGGACCGAGACGTGCACTTCTTTCTACAGCGCAGAAAGAGGCACTTCGAGCTCCCCACCGGGGTGGAGACACCGCATACGCAGACCAACGGCAACTGCCCCTTTGACTGCGGCCTGTGCAGTCGGCACGTGAACACTCCGTGCATGGTCAATATCGATCTGACCAACCGCTGCAATCTGAACTGTCCTATCTGTTTTGCCAATGCCAACGCCAGCGGGCATGTCTTTGAACTGAGCCTAGAGCAATTGGAAGAAATGCTCAACAAGAGCATGGCCATTCGCCCTCGAGCCCCGCTCAGCATCCAGTACGCCGGCGGTGAACCCACTATTCATCCCGACTTCATCCAGGCCGTGCGCATGGCCAAGGCAAAGGGCGTGCTGGATATCCAGGTAGCCAGCAATGGACTCAAGTTTGCCCAAAGCAAGGAGTTCACGGCCCAGGCCGCCGAAGCCGGACTGAATGTCGTCTATATGCAGTTCGACGGCTTAAGCGACGACATCTACAAAGAGTGCCGGGGGCGGCCGCTGCTGGAAACCAAGATGCAGGCTATTGAGAATCTGCGTGAGGAAGGGATCATGGTCACCCTGGTGCCGACCATTGTTTCGGGTTTAAATGATCACCAGGTGGGCAAGATCCTGGAGTTTGCGGTCGAAAACAGTGATGTCATCACTGCCGTCAGCTTTCAGCCGGTTTCCCTGACCGGCAGGTATGACGAGTCCCAGCGCAAAGAGATGCGCTACACCATGTCCGATATGGCCAAGGACATTCAGGAACAGTCTGGAATCCTGGATATGTACGAGGACTGGTATCCGTACTCCATTGTCAATCCTATCAGCCGGCTGGTGGAGGCCATCAAGAAGACCCCACAGAACCATTTCAACTGTCATCCGCATTGCGGGGTGGCTTCCTATCTTCTGGTAGACCGAAATACCAAGCAGGCAGTACCGTTGACCAAATTCTTCGATATCCAGGCGGCAATGAATGATATCGAGCTTGAAGCCGAGGCCTTGGAAAAGAACTCCTGGCGCAAGCCTTGGTCTAAGTTCCAGCTCATGCGCAAGCTGAAAAAGCACTTCTATGCGGAAAAGGCCCCAGAGGGCCTGGACTTCGACCAGCTCCTGGAGTTTGTGAACACCTTCATCGAAGCCGGTAGTATTAACAGGCCGGAACGCGGCCATTTCTTCCACGTCATGGGCCAGCGTTTCGACGTTATGCTCCTGGCGGCTATGCACTTCCAGGATGCCTACAACTTTGAGCTGGACCGGGTCCAGCACTGCGTGATCCACTATGCGGCCCCGAACGGCCGCTTCTATCCCTTCTGCACCTGGAACAGCGGTCCTTGTCACCGCTATGCCGTGGAGCGGGAGTTCTCCAGGCCATTGCCCCAAAAAGAGAATACGGCTCAATAA
- a CDS encoding exodeoxyribonuclease III has protein sequence MKLYSWNVNGFRAVVDKGFWDWFRQCDGDVVCLQEIKAEPEQVHEKHKEVDGYTQYWNPAQVKKGYSGVLCMTRIEPQSVVYGLPQERFQGEGRLIQMEFADFYLFNVYFPNGKMSDERLQYKMDFYDAFLEHAQELRHNKPIVVCGDVNTAHTEIDLKNPKANEKVSGFLHIEREWIDKFLAAGYIDTFRMFVSEGGHYTWWTYRFGARKRNAGWRIDYFFVSEELRDRVKNAWIESEVMGSDHCPIGLELA, from the coding sequence ATGAAGCTGTATTCCTGGAACGTGAACGGCTTTCGGGCTGTGGTGGACAAGGGCTTCTGGGACTGGTTCCGGCAGTGCGACGGGGACGTGGTCTGCCTGCAGGAGATCAAGGCCGAGCCGGAGCAGGTGCATGAAAAGCACAAGGAAGTTGACGGCTATACCCAGTACTGGAACCCGGCCCAGGTGAAGAAGGGCTACTCCGGGGTGCTGTGCATGACCAGGATAGAGCCGCAGAGCGTGGTCTACGGGCTGCCTCAGGAACGGTTCCAGGGCGAGGGGCGCCTGATCCAGATGGAGTTTGCGGATTTCTATCTGTTCAACGTCTATTTCCCCAACGGCAAGATGAGCGATGAGCGGCTGCAATACAAGATGGATTTCTACGACGCCTTTCTGGAGCACGCCCAAGAGCTGCGTCACAACAAGCCCATTGTGGTCTGCGGGGATGTGAACACGGCCCATACCGAGATCGATCTGAAAAACCCCAAGGCCAATGAAAAGGTGTCCGGGTTTCTGCACATTGAGCGGGAATGGATCGACAAGTTTCTGGCCGCAGGGTATATCGATACCTTCCGCATGTTTGTTTCCGAAGGCGGGCACTACACGTGGTGGACCTACCGCTTCGGGGCCAGAAAGAGAAACGCGGGGTGGCGGATCGACTACTTCTTTGTCTCCGAGGAGCTGCGGGACAGGGTCAAAAATGCATGGATCGAGTCCGAGGTCATGGGCTCGGATCACTGCCCCATCGGGTTGGAGCTTGCCTAA
- a CDS encoding polyphenol oxidase family protein gives MNQDLHQPTHIPFAFPGLDRVQCRFTTRFGAHRTESGDRRPQIKKMLAAPSWLDMEQVHGTDMAVISDPDRQYKAARPRADALATDLPGQALVASVADCQPLLLAHSQGRFVAALHVGWRASRAGAPGLWVQGLCENYGVLPQDIMAVRGPSLGPGKSEFVNFDAEWGPDFADYFHPQARTVDLWRMSRDQLIQAGLLVENIFSLDLCTFSLRRLFFSYRRDKTLGRQAGIIWLTP, from the coding sequence ATGAACCAAGATTTACATCAGCCAACCCATATCCCCTTTGCCTTCCCCGGCCTGGATCGCGTGCAGTGCCGGTTCACCACCCGCTTTGGAGCCCATCGAACCGAATCCGGAGACCGCAGGCCCCAGATCAAAAAAATGCTGGCCGCCCCCTCCTGGCTGGACATGGAGCAGGTCCACGGCACGGACATGGCCGTGATTTCCGATCCGGACAGGCAATACAAAGCGGCCAGGCCAAGGGCCGATGCCCTGGCTACAGACCTGCCGGGGCAGGCCCTGGTGGCCTCGGTGGCCGACTGCCAGCCCCTGCTTCTGGCCCACAGCCAGGGGCGGTTCGTGGCCGCCCTGCACGTGGGCTGGCGGGCCAGCCGGGCTGGTGCCCCCGGGCTGTGGGTGCAGGGTTTGTGCGAGAATTACGGGGTCTTGCCCCAAGATATCATGGCTGTGCGCGGACCCAGCCTGGGTCCGGGAAAAAGCGAGTTCGTCAACTTTGATGCAGAATGGGGACCGGACTTTGCGGACTACTTTCACCCGCAAGCCCGAACTGTGGACCTCTGGCGGATGAGCCGGGACCAGCTTATCCAGGCCGGCCTGCTTGTGGAAAACATCTTCAGCCTGGATCTGTGCACCTTCTCCCTGCGCCGGCTCTTTTTCTCCTACCGCCGGGATAAGACACTCGGCCGCCAGGCCGGGATCATCTGGCTCACTCCCTGA